A single region of the Candidatus Protochlamydia amoebophila UWE25 genome encodes:
- a CDS encoding ABC-F family ATP-binding cassette domain-containing protein, with amino-acid sequence MITLSKISKNFGSRVLFEDVTITFNAGNRYGLTGPNGAGKTTLLKIIMGFEEATSGTVTLPNRVGILRQNIEAFKNEKVVDTVIMGNKRLWDAIKERDSLYEVEMSDDVGMRLGELEGIIAEEDGYSAEANAEEFLAGMGILNEYFNEKMHAVPTDIQFRVLLCQALFGEPQALLLDEPTNHLDLDSIGWLEKFLHNYKGTLVVISHDRHFLNSVTTHIADIDYETIIIYPGNYDEMVVAKTSVRERADADAKSKEKKISQLREFVARFGAGTRASQVQSRLREIERLQPQDLKKSNIQRPYIRFIPTEKAPGKILLKVEEISKSYDNTPVIKHFSMELDRGDKIGIIGSNGRGKTTLLKMLAQVLRPDNGQVELGHQVLISYFPQEHSDIVEKKGQKTAFDWLKERRPGIYDQEIRSVMGKLLFGGDDAFKPVATLSGGETARLILAGMLLSEHNLIILDEPNNHLDLEAVSALGWGLAEYKGTVVVASHDRDLISTVANKIIAFEPDGIHFFEGNLEEYLLHKSHS; translated from the coding sequence ATGATTACTCTTTCTAAAATCTCAAAAAATTTTGGTAGTCGTGTTCTATTCGAAGATGTCACAATTACTTTCAATGCAGGAAACCGGTACGGTTTGACAGGTCCAAATGGTGCTGGTAAAACTACACTTCTTAAAATTATTATGGGTTTTGAGGAAGCCACCTCTGGAACAGTTACTCTCCCTAATCGAGTAGGGATTTTACGTCAAAATATTGAAGCTTTCAAAAATGAAAAAGTTGTTGATACAGTCATTATGGGTAATAAACGACTTTGGGATGCTATAAAAGAACGAGATAGCCTTTATGAAGTAGAGATGTCGGATGATGTGGGTATGCGCTTAGGAGAATTAGAAGGTATCATTGCTGAAGAAGATGGTTATAGCGCCGAAGCAAATGCTGAAGAGTTTTTAGCAGGAATGGGAATTCTTAATGAATATTTCAATGAAAAGATGCATGCCGTTCCTACAGACATTCAATTCCGTGTTCTACTATGCCAAGCATTGTTTGGCGAACCTCAAGCTCTCCTACTTGATGAGCCGACGAACCATTTAGATTTAGATTCGATTGGTTGGTTAGAAAAATTTTTACATAATTATAAAGGAACATTAGTTGTTATTAGCCATGACCGTCATTTCTTAAATTCTGTTACAACTCACATTGCAGATATTGATTACGAAACCATTATTATCTATCCAGGAAATTATGATGAAATGGTCGTTGCTAAAACATCTGTTCGTGAACGAGCAGATGCCGATGCAAAATCTAAAGAGAAAAAAATTTCTCAATTAAGAGAATTTGTCGCTCGATTCGGAGCTGGAACTCGTGCAAGCCAGGTACAATCTCGTCTAAGAGAAATTGAACGTTTGCAGCCTCAAGACCTGAAAAAATCCAATATCCAACGTCCATATATTCGATTTATTCCTACAGAGAAAGCGCCTGGGAAAATCTTACTCAAAGTTGAAGAAATAAGTAAAAGTTATGATAACACTCCTGTTATCAAGCATTTTTCGATGGAACTCGATAGAGGAGATAAAATTGGGATCATTGGAAGCAATGGACGAGGAAAAACAACTCTTTTAAAGATGCTCGCACAAGTTTTACGGCCAGATAACGGTCAAGTTGAACTAGGACATCAAGTTCTAATCAGTTACTTCCCACAAGAACACTCCGATATTGTCGAGAAAAAAGGGCAAAAAACGGCCTTTGATTGGTTGAAAGAAAGACGTCCAGGAATTTATGATCAAGAGATTCGTAGTGTGATGGGTAAATTATTGTTTGGAGGAGATGACGCCTTTAAACCTGTAGCAACATTATCTGGAGGAGAAACTGCTCGTTTAATTTTAGCAGGAATGCTTTTATCTGAGCATAATTTAATTATTTTGGACGAACCAAATAACCATCTAGATCTCGAAGCTGTTTCTGCGTTAGGCTGGGGGTTAGCGGAGTATAAAGGAACCGTTGTGGTAGCCAGCCATGACCGAGACCTTATTTCAACTGTAGCTAATAAAATTATTGCTTTTGAACCAGACGGCATCCATTTCTTTGAAGGCAATCTGGAAGAGTATTTATTACATAAAAGTCATTCTTAA
- a CDS encoding tetratricopeptide repeat-containing glycosyltransferase codes for MIVKNEKEVITRCLASVKPLIDYWVIVDTGSTDGTQDIIKQFMQDIPGELHERPWKNFAHNRTEALKLASKKTDYLLFIDADETFTYEPNFKLPELKKDFYFVQTNFNDTSYFRTLIINNHLNWKWVGVLHELLQATPNTVDCEILPGITNIVRTDGARSKDPQKYQKDAAILEEAFLEEPHNLRYAFYLAQTYKDAGMKEKAITAYNKRIALGGWDEEIFWSLLQIGLLHESLHANPKTIIESYLQAYLYRPTRAEPLYRLAQYYRLSENYLKGYQTAAQGLPLRNSPDLLFVEKWIYDWGLLLEYSICAYWIGKYEEALLASYAMLAQARLPENVRECVERNLVWINLKLKESASQINLVKSILKTSLETKSEAQEKKP; via the coding sequence ATGATTGTTAAAAATGAAAAAGAAGTGATTACACGTTGTTTAGCAAGTGTTAAGCCCCTTATTGACTATTGGGTAATTGTGGATACGGGTTCAACAGACGGAACGCAAGACATTATTAAACAATTCATGCAAGACATTCCTGGTGAATTACATGAGCGCCCTTGGAAAAATTTTGCTCATAATCGAACGGAAGCTTTAAAACTCGCCTCTAAAAAAACAGACTATCTCTTATTCATCGATGCGGATGAAACATTTACTTATGAACCAAATTTTAAACTTCCTGAACTAAAAAAAGATTTTTACTTTGTTCAAACTAATTTTAATGATACAAGCTATTTTCGAACGCTGATCATTAATAACCACTTAAATTGGAAATGGGTTGGTGTACTTCATGAATTATTACAAGCTACGCCTAATACGGTAGACTGCGAAATTTTGCCAGGCATTACAAACATCGTACGCACCGATGGAGCTCGTTCAAAAGATCCACAAAAATATCAAAAAGATGCAGCTATATTAGAAGAAGCCTTCTTAGAAGAACCCCATAATTTACGCTACGCTTTTTACCTTGCACAAACATACAAAGATGCTGGTATGAAGGAAAAAGCGATCACCGCTTATAACAAAAGGATAGCTTTAGGTGGATGGGATGAGGAAATCTTTTGGTCTTTGCTACAAATTGGTTTATTACATGAATCTCTTCATGCAAATCCAAAGACAATTATTGAAAGCTATTTACAAGCTTATCTTTACCGCCCAACAAGAGCAGAACCCCTATACCGACTAGCCCAATATTACCGGTTATCTGAAAATTATTTAAAAGGCTATCAAACTGCCGCTCAAGGCCTTCCTCTTAGAAATAGTCCAGATCTTTTATTTGTAGAAAAATGGATTTATGATTGGGGATTATTGTTAGAATACTCGATTTGCGCTTATTGGATTGGAAAATATGAAGAAGCGCTCTTGGCTTCCTATGCCATGTTAGCACAAGCTAGACTTCCAGAAAATGTACGAGAATGCGTAGAGAGGAATTTAGTTTGGATCAATTTGAAGCTTAAAGAATCGGCTTCTCAGATCAACTTAGTCAAATCTATTTTAAAAACTTCTCTCGAAACTAAAAGTGAAGCCCAAGAAAAAAAACCATAA
- a CDS encoding MetQ/NlpA family ABC transporter substrate-binding protein, with product MKKYLKKISGAFYPALLVALVALSSCSRSSKTQLEVAATSVPHAEILEFIKPELKEQGINLSIITVDDYHTPNRALQDKEVDANFFQHLPFLEAQIADFGYQLEPLVAVHLEPMGLYSQKLKSLKKMKNGLTLAIPSDPSNQARALAMLQQLGFIRLKKTDAMSSVFDIIYNTYHLKFIEIDSPLLARSLNDVDLAAITTNFALQAGLSPQKDALALEDKNSQFVNVVAVRAGETNRKDLQILKQVLTSEKVKDFIESHYRGAVIPAF from the coding sequence ATGAAAAAATACCTTAAAAAAATAAGTGGAGCATTTTATCCTGCTCTTCTAGTAGCTTTGGTTGCTTTATCAAGCTGCTCACGTTCTTCAAAAACACAGTTAGAAGTAGCTGCAACATCTGTTCCTCATGCAGAAATTTTAGAGTTTATTAAACCTGAATTGAAAGAACAGGGTATCAATTTATCGATTATTACAGTCGATGACTATCATACCCCCAATCGAGCTCTTCAAGATAAGGAAGTCGATGCCAATTTTTTTCAACACCTTCCTTTTTTAGAAGCACAAATTGCAGACTTTGGCTATCAACTCGAGCCACTTGTTGCTGTCCACCTTGAACCTATGGGACTTTATTCTCAAAAACTTAAGTCTTTAAAAAAAATGAAAAATGGCCTTACTTTAGCTATTCCTAGTGACCCCTCTAATCAAGCTAGAGCTTTAGCTATGCTTCAACAACTTGGCTTTATTCGTCTGAAAAAAACAGATGCGATGAGTAGTGTATTTGATATTATTTACAATACTTATCACCTAAAATTTATTGAAATTGACTCTCCATTACTAGCACGCTCACTCAATGATGTAGACTTAGCGGCCATTACGACAAATTTCGCTTTACAAGCAGGTCTTTCTCCGCAAAAAGATGCTCTTGCTTTAGAGGACAAAAATTCTCAATTTGTAAATGTTGTAGCAGTCAGAGCCGGAGAAACAAATAGAAAAGATCTACAAATATTAAAACAAGTTCTGACTTCGGAAAAGGTTAAAGATTTTATCGAAAGTCATTACCGAGGAGCTGTTATTCCAGCTTTTTAA
- a CDS encoding methionine ABC transporter permease, whose amino-acid sequence MKHNQILLAFSLIPIEFWNTLYMVFCSAVLAMLFGIPLGVVLTITDKGHLKENHWLHEILGWIVNIGRSFPFAILMVALIPFTRWIVGTSLGTTASIIPLTIAATPFLARLIESSLKEIDKGIIEAALVMGSTPIQIILKVLLPEALASIVLGMTTTIINLVGYSAMAGTMGGGGLGKIAIQYGYQRFNVFLMTITVILLILLVQAIQASGHAIARNINRKRGKGLNK is encoded by the coding sequence ATGAAGCATAACCAAATTCTCTTAGCTTTCTCTCTCATCCCTATTGAATTTTGGAATACTCTTTACATGGTTTTTTGTTCGGCTGTCTTAGCAATGTTATTTGGAATTCCTCTAGGAGTTGTTTTAACCATTACCGACAAAGGGCATTTAAAAGAAAATCATTGGCTACATGAAATTCTTGGTTGGATTGTGAACATAGGACGATCGTTTCCTTTTGCTATTTTAATGGTGGCTCTGATTCCTTTCACACGCTGGATTGTAGGAACAAGTTTAGGGACAACAGCTTCTATTATTCCCTTGACAATTGCCGCTACACCATTTTTAGCTCGCCTTATTGAATCTTCTCTAAAAGAAATTGATAAAGGAATCATAGAAGCAGCACTGGTCATGGGATCTACTCCTATCCAGATTATTTTAAAAGTGTTACTTCCTGAAGCTCTAGCCTCTATTGTACTTGGAATGACTACAACAATTATTAATCTCGTAGGCTATAGCGCAATGGCTGGCACAATGGGAGGCGGGGGATTAGGAAAAATCGCTATTCAGTATGGTTATCAAAGATTTAATGTTTTTTTAATGACAATAACGGTTATTTTACTAATCTTACTTGTGCAAGCTATTCAGGCAAGTGGCCATGCAATCGCTAGAAACATTAATCGTAAAAGAGGCAAAGGTTTGAATAAATGA
- a CDS encoding methionine ABC transporter ATP-binding protein: MKNYLIEIKKLSKNFLHSSSQHSTYALKDIDLAIPAGCIYGIIGMSGAGKSTLLRCINGLEAPSKGDILIEGKSLFQKNPAALRAIRQKMGMVFQHFQLFSSRTVAENIAYPMEIGFISQVFQEERINQLLNLVGLEQKKEIYPTSLSGGEKQRVGIARALANHPHILLCDEPTSALDPKTTRSILQLLAELNQKFGLTIIIITHQLETVKQICHRVAVLSEGEIVEEGEVKQVFIRPQHQATRHLLHLDGDQIPVDLIQQRNPDKLLVRLGFEGNQAKEPIISQLIKQFDIEVNILSGGLDYLQKTIVGNLFVEISGLPQNIQKAQAFLKSKQIICEIIL, from the coding sequence ATGAAAAATTATTTAATTGAAATCAAAAAACTTTCTAAAAACTTTCTTCATTCGTCTTCTCAACACTCTACATATGCATTAAAAGATATTGATCTTGCTATTCCCGCAGGGTGCATTTACGGCATTATTGGCATGAGCGGGGCTGGAAAATCTACCCTGCTTCGTTGTATAAATGGTTTAGAAGCCCCTTCAAAAGGTGATATTTTAATTGAAGGAAAAAGTTTATTTCAAAAAAATCCGGCAGCACTTCGTGCTATCCGGCAAAAAATGGGTATGGTCTTTCAACATTTCCAACTTTTTTCTTCTCGAACAGTAGCAGAAAATATTGCATATCCGATGGAAATTGGTTTTATTTCACAGGTTTTTCAAGAAGAGAGAATTAATCAACTTCTCAACCTTGTTGGACTCGAACAAAAAAAAGAAATATATCCCACAAGTTTAAGTGGAGGAGAAAAACAACGTGTTGGCATAGCGCGAGCCCTTGCCAATCATCCTCATATACTTTTATGTGATGAGCCAACATCTGCCTTAGATCCAAAAACTACGCGCTCTATTTTGCAACTCTTAGCTGAACTCAATCAAAAATTTGGTTTAACCATTATTATCATTACACACCAACTAGAAACGGTTAAACAAATTTGCCACCGGGTCGCTGTCCTTTCTGAAGGTGAAATTGTTGAGGAAGGAGAAGTTAAACAGGTATTTATTCGCCCTCAACATCAAGCGACTCGTCATCTTTTACATTTAGATGGGGATCAGATTCCAGTAGATTTGATCCAACAAAGAAATCCTGATAAGTTGCTTGTCAGACTGGGTTTTGAAGGTAATCAAGCCAAAGAACCTATTATCTCGCAACTTATCAAACAATTTGACATTGAAGTCAATATTTTATCGGGTGGGTTGGATTACTTACAAAAAACTATAGTAGGTAACCTTTTTGTAGAAATATCCGGGTTACCCCAAAATATCCAAAAAGCCCAAGCATTTTTAAAAAGTAAGCAAATAATTTGTGAGATCATTTTATGA
- a CDS encoding tyrosine recombinase XerC has translation MYIAACYQFLEHLKVVKNASEHTIRNYAIDLNLFKNYQEKQIFAESKLEHISPKICARESYQQRQSCHDGILKLEDIDRKTIRGFLAWLSANQQNKRTIARRLSSLRSFFRYLQTQNLIQINPTEELESPKLNKKLPVSLSYEQVSLLFEQPDTTSYLGFRDRTIMELFYSSGLRVSELVSLDRQDFDYSNLTIKLKGKGKKQRLIPITKNAAKWIQSYLLHIERYQNLETHSAESDSNAIFLNKWGTRLTTRSVDRKFDLYLTKSGLAGKVTPHTIRHTIATHWLENGMDLKTIQLLLGHRSLSTTTIYTQVSTKLKQKVYADAHPRA, from the coding sequence ATGTATATTGCGGCTTGTTATCAATTTCTTGAACATTTAAAAGTTGTTAAAAATGCTTCTGAGCATACAATTCGAAATTATGCGATTGATCTAAATTTGTTCAAAAATTATCAGGAAAAGCAAATATTTGCTGAAAGTAAATTAGAACATATTAGCCCTAAAATTTGTGCTCGCGAAAGTTATCAACAACGTCAATCTTGTCATGATGGTATTTTAAAATTGGAAGACATCGATCGTAAAACTATTCGAGGGTTTTTAGCATGGCTAAGTGCCAATCAACAAAATAAAAGAACGATTGCAAGACGTCTTTCTTCTTTAAGAAGTTTTTTTAGATATCTTCAAACGCAAAATTTGATTCAAATAAATCCTACAGAAGAATTAGAAAGCCCCAAGCTGAATAAAAAACTCCCTGTTTCCTTGAGTTATGAACAAGTCAGTCTGTTATTCGAACAACCAGACACTACATCCTATCTAGGATTTCGTGACCGAACAATCATGGAACTTTTTTATAGTTCAGGTCTGCGAGTGAGCGAACTTGTTTCCTTAGATCGGCAAGATTTTGATTATTCTAATTTGACTATTAAGCTTAAAGGAAAAGGAAAAAAACAACGCCTTATTCCTATCACTAAAAATGCTGCAAAATGGATCCAGTCTTATCTATTACACATAGAGCGTTATCAAAATTTAGAGACTCACTCAGCTGAATCTGATTCAAATGCAATTTTTTTAAATAAATGGGGTACCCGTTTGACCACCCGATCCGTCGATCGAAAGTTTGACTTGTATCTGACGAAAAGTGGGTTGGCTGGTAAAGTCACTCCTCACACAATCCGTCATACAATTGCTACACATTGGCTTGAAAATGGAATGGATCTCAAAACGATTCAATTACTTCTAGGACACCGTTCATTATCAACTACCACTATCTATACTCAGGTTTCAACAAAACTCAAACAGAAAGTTTATGCCGATGCTCACCCTAGAGCTTAA
- a CDS encoding ribonuclease Z: protein MSVRDLTILGCSSQQPTRFRNHGAYLLRWNGEGFLFDPGEGTQRQFIFANIAPSVINRIFISHFHGDHCLGLGSILMRLNLDKVRHPIHCYYPASGKKYFDRLRYGTIYHEMIHVVEHPVSKAGLVEDDGRFKIEAAFLQHGIENIGWRITEADTRKFDNQKLIDRGIRGSLVKELQEKGQLNLDGQTIYLDDVSWIRKGDQFSVVIDTLPCQNAIDIARNATLLLCESTYLEEHKELARLHSHLTAKQAALIAKEANAKQLILTHFSARYQNLKLFEQEARTIFANTFVANDLITFPFTKVNLKS from the coding sequence ATGTCTGTAAGAGATCTAACCATTCTTGGTTGCTCAAGTCAGCAACCTACACGCTTTCGTAATCATGGAGCCTATTTATTAAGATGGAATGGGGAGGGGTTTTTATTCGACCCTGGCGAAGGAACTCAGCGACAGTTTATCTTTGCTAATATTGCTCCTAGTGTTATCAATCGAATTTTCATTTCTCACTTTCATGGAGACCATTGTTTAGGATTAGGGTCCATTTTAATGCGTCTCAATTTAGACAAAGTGCGCCATCCGATTCATTGTTATTACCCTGCAAGCGGCAAAAAATACTTTGATCGTTTGCGCTATGGAACAATTTATCATGAAATGATTCATGTGGTAGAGCACCCAGTTTCTAAAGCAGGTTTAGTCGAAGATGATGGAAGATTCAAAATTGAAGCGGCTTTTTTACAACACGGTATAGAAAATATCGGTTGGCGTATTACAGAAGCAGATACGAGAAAATTCGATAATCAAAAACTTATTGATCGGGGCATCAGAGGCTCTTTAGTCAAGGAATTGCAAGAAAAAGGACAATTAAACTTAGATGGGCAAACCATTTATTTAGATGATGTTAGCTGGATTAGAAAAGGAGATCAATTTTCTGTAGTGATAGATACACTTCCTTGCCAAAATGCTATTGACATCGCTCGTAATGCAACTTTACTTTTATGCGAAAGTACTTATTTAGAAGAACACAAAGAATTGGCCCGGTTGCATAGCCATTTAACAGCAAAGCAAGCAGCTTTGATTGCAAAAGAAGCCAATGCCAAGCAGTTAATTTTAACTCATTTTTCTGCTCGCTATCAAAATTTAAAATTATTTGAACAAGAAGCTCGAACTATTTTTGCTAATACTTTTGTGGCAAACGATTTGATCACATTTCCTTTTACGAAAGTTAATTTGAAATCGTAA
- a CDS encoding rhomboid family intramembrane serine protease encodes MRIIGILEDEKKGLTFSSFLHQKEIAHQLEMEPNYDWGSADYGSSQCKIWIHDEDQVEQAIQWLTHFKENPSDPIFHFVQPISSSSFSPSPISNPEIEPSSTRKTHGWETATMGWITRSFLILCSILFATTQLIKPSVPIPANTSVVSLVSSPIDQTLLYDYPLFYELINRFIDMYGYEGLKDPTNLTLEAQILLQKIHHTPFWKGFYEEIFVKNRVENALKGDLAPPLFEKIREGQIWRLFSPALLHGDIFHLFFNMLWLMVLGKQLELRLKASRYLLFILITGIFSNTSQYLMSGSNFVGFSGILCAMLTFIWIRQNQTPWEGYQLDRLSFSFMMFFIIGMALLQLVSLFLEKFFQIEIAPHIANTAHLSGALIGIILGRLDFFSWSHS; translated from the coding sequence ATGCGTATAATCGGCATCTTAGAAGATGAAAAAAAAGGACTAACTTTCTCATCTTTTCTTCATCAAAAAGAAATAGCACATCAACTAGAAATGGAACCTAATTATGATTGGGGTAGTGCAGATTACGGCTCGAGTCAATGTAAGATATGGATTCATGACGAAGATCAAGTAGAGCAAGCCATTCAGTGGTTGACTCATTTCAAAGAAAACCCCTCCGACCCTATTTTTCATTTTGTTCAGCCTATCTCATCTTCTTCATTCTCCCCATCTCCAATATCTAATCCAGAAATTGAACCATCTTCAACACGAAAAACACATGGCTGGGAAACAGCAACAATGGGATGGATAACCCGTAGCTTTCTCATTCTTTGTTCAATTCTTTTTGCTACTACTCAATTGATTAAACCCTCTGTTCCTATTCCAGCCAATACATCAGTTGTAAGTTTAGTTTCTTCTCCTATTGATCAAACCCTTCTTTACGACTATCCTCTCTTTTATGAACTCATTAATCGTTTTATTGATATGTATGGTTATGAAGGATTAAAAGACCCCACAAATTTAACTTTGGAAGCACAAATTTTACTTCAAAAAATTCATCATACTCCCTTTTGGAAAGGTTTTTACGAAGAAATATTTGTAAAAAATAGAGTTGAAAACGCATTAAAAGGGGATTTAGCTCCCCCCTTGTTCGAAAAGATTCGTGAAGGTCAAATTTGGCGCCTTTTTTCACCTGCTTTACTTCACGGAGATATTTTTCATTTATTTTTCAATATGCTTTGGTTAATGGTCCTTGGAAAACAACTTGAACTGCGATTAAAAGCTTCACGGTATTTGTTATTCATTTTAATCACGGGAATTTTTTCAAATACATCCCAATATTTGATGAGTGGCTCAAATTTTGTGGGTTTTTCAGGAATTCTATGTGCCATGTTAACATTTATCTGGATCAGACAGAATCAAACTCCTTGGGAAGGGTATCAATTAGATCGCTTATCTTTTTCTTTTATGATGTTCTTCATTATAGGAATGGCCCTTTTACAATTAGTTTCTTTGTTTTTAGAAAAATTCTTTCAAATTGAAATCGCTCCTCATATTGCTAATACAGCCCATCTCAGTGGGGCTTTAATCGGCATCATTTTGGGACGATTGGATTTTTTCAGTTGGAGCCATTCTTAA
- a CDS encoding adenylyltransferase/cytidyltransferase family protein, giving the protein MSKTIELVPWSIAYKQKVIVPEELNQKITSLRSNEAVIVTLNGSFDLLHAGHLQIIYEASQLGDVLIVALNSDESIKRYKNPNRPLISLEYRLQMMAALEFVNFVTWFEEMDPCHLLSKIKPNIHVNGSEYGHQCIEAETVCQNGGKIHIVPLMPGLSTSSIIKKIQGLI; this is encoded by the coding sequence ATGAGCAAAACAATTGAGCTAGTTCCGTGGTCAATTGCCTATAAACAAAAAGTCATTGTTCCTGAGGAATTGAATCAGAAAATTACCTCGCTTCGTTCAAATGAGGCAGTAATTGTCACATTGAACGGCTCTTTCGATCTCCTACATGCGGGACATTTGCAAATTATTTATGAAGCATCTCAATTAGGTGATGTATTAATTGTCGCACTAAATAGTGATGAATCCATTAAGCGCTATAAAAACCCAAATCGCCCTTTGATTTCTTTAGAGTATCGACTCCAAATGATGGCTGCATTAGAGTTTGTAAATTTCGTGACTTGGTTTGAAGAAATGGATCCTTGCCACCTACTTTCTAAAATTAAACCTAATATCCATGTCAACGGTTCTGAATATGGCCATCAATGTATCGAAGCTGAAACTGTTTGTCAAAATGGAGGAAAAATTCATATTGTTCCCCTCATGCCAGGCCTATCTACTTCTTCTATTATAAAAAAAATTCAGGGGCTAATTTGA